The Nostoc sp. 'Lobaria pulmonaria (5183) cyanobiont' genome window below encodes:
- a CDS encoding O-methyltransferase, with the protein MTSVVGRETARPITPHSILVAQLQQTLKLAEDNNVPVEILDSLRQGVQLAAGLDPYLDDYTTPESSALTALAQKTSREDWSKRFSDGETVRQLEQEMLSGHLEGQTLKMFVHITKAKRILEVGMFTGYSALAMAEALPSDGQLIGCEVDPYVAQFAVRCFSESPHGNKIVVEVAPALETLYKLAARKEVFDLIFIDADKKEYVEYFQTILDSNLLTPDGLICVDNTLLQGQVYLPPEQRTANGEAIAQFNRFVAADPRVEQVLLPIRDGITLIRRVV; encoded by the coding sequence ATGACGAGTGTTGTAGGACGAGAAACAGCTAGACCGATAACGCCACATAGCATCTTAGTAGCCCAGCTACAGCAAACCCTCAAATTGGCAGAAGATAACAACGTTCCCGTAGAGATATTAGATTCTTTACGGCAGGGTGTTCAATTAGCGGCGGGTTTAGATCCCTACTTAGATGATTACACCACCCCCGAATCGAGCGCATTGACGGCATTAGCGCAAAAAACTAGCAGAGAAGACTGGAGCAAACGCTTCAGCGATGGCGAAACAGTGCGTCAACTAGAGCAGGAAATGCTCTCAGGACATCTGGAAGGACAGACATTGAAAATGTTTGTTCATATCACCAAGGCAAAGCGCATTCTAGAAGTAGGAATGTTCACAGGGTATTCAGCTTTAGCAATGGCAGAAGCATTACCAAGTGATGGGCAACTTATCGGTTGCGAAGTAGATCCTTATGTTGCTCAATTTGCTGTTCGTTGCTTTAGTGAGTCTCCCCACGGCAACAAAATCGTTGTAGAAGTAGCACCTGCCTTAGAGACACTCTACAAGCTGGCTGCGAGAAAAGAAGTATTCGATCTGATCTTCATTGATGCAGATAAAAAAGAGTATGTAGAGTACTTCCAAACGATTTTAGATAGTAACTTACTGACTCCCGACGGGTTAATTTGTGTGGATAACACTTTGTTGCAGGGACAAGTTTACCTACCACCCGAACAACGCACCGCCAACGGTGAAGCGATCGCTCAGTTCAATCGTTTTGTCGCTGCCGATCCTCGTGTCGAGCAAGTTCTGTTACCCATCCGAGATGGTATAACTCTAATTAGACGCGTGGTGTAA
- a CDS encoding sedoheptulose 7-phosphate cyclase has protein sequence MNKVQASFEATEAAFHVQGYEKIDFSLVYVNGAFDIQNKEIADSYAKFGRCLTVIDANVHELYGDQIKSYFRHYDIELTVFPIIITEPAKTLATFEKIIDAFSDFGLVRKEPVLVVGGGLITDVAGFACASYRRKSNYIRIPTTLIGLIDAGVAIKVAVNHRKEKNRLGAYHAPLKVILDFSFLKTLPTAQVRNGMAELVKIAVVSNSEVFELLYEYGEELLSTHFGHVNATPEIKEIAHKVNYEAIKTMLELETPNLHELDLDRVIAYGHTWSPTLELAPQIPLYHGHAVNIDMALSATIAAQRGYIPTGERDRILDLMSRIGLSLDHPLLDGDLLWYATQSISLTRDGKQRAAMPRPIGECFFVNDLTREELDAALAEHKRLCAKYPRGGKGVDAYIESQEAKLLGV, from the coding sequence ATGAATAAAGTTCAAGCATCATTTGAAGCTACAGAAGCTGCGTTTCACGTGCAAGGTTACGAAAAAATCGATTTTAGTCTTGTCTATGTGAACGGTGCATTTGATATTCAAAACAAAGAAATCGCAGATAGCTATGCAAAATTTGGTCGCTGTCTGACTGTAATTGATGCCAATGTCCATGAACTTTATGGCGATCAGATCAAGTCATATTTTAGACACTATGACATTGAACTGACGGTATTTCCAATTATTATTACAGAGCCAGCTAAAACCCTGGCAACTTTTGAAAAAATTATTGACGCTTTTTCGGACTTTGGCTTAGTTCGTAAGGAACCAGTCTTAGTCGTCGGCGGTGGTTTAATTACTGATGTGGCTGGGTTTGCTTGCGCTTCTTACCGTCGCAAGAGTAACTACATTCGCATTCCTACCACGTTGATTGGTTTAATTGATGCAGGTGTAGCAATTAAGGTTGCAGTTAATCATCGTAAGGAAAAAAATCGCTTGGGAGCATATCATGCACCTTTAAAAGTTATCCTGGATTTCTCGTTTTTGAAAACCTTGCCAACGGCTCAAGTTCGTAATGGAATGGCAGAGTTGGTGAAAATTGCGGTAGTTTCTAACTCTGAAGTCTTTGAACTGCTATACGAATATGGCGAAGAACTGCTTTCCACTCACTTTGGACACGTGAATGCGACACCGGAAATTAAAGAGATTGCTCATAAAGTCAACTACGAGGCAATAAAAACCATGTTGGAGTTAGAGACTCCTAACTTGCATGAATTAGACCTCGATCGCGTCATCGCCTACGGTCACACTTGGAGTCCTACCCTAGAATTAGCACCTCAAATACCCCTATATCACGGTCATGCGGTCAATATAGATATGGCTTTGTCTGCAACCATTGCAGCACAACGGGGTTATATTCCAACAGGAGAGCGCGATCGCATCCTAGACTTGATGAGTCGTATCGGTTTATCACTCGATCATCCTCTATTGGATGGGGATTTGCTCTGGTATGCTACCCAGTCTATAAGCTTGACACGAGATGGTAAACAACGCGCAGCCATGCCTCGTCCGATTGGTGAGTGCTTCTTTGTCAACGATCTGACTCGTGAAGAACTTGATGCGGCCCTAGCTGAACACAAACGTCTTTGCGCTAAATACCCTCGTGGCGGCAAAGGTGTTGACGCATACATTGAAAGTCAAGAAGCCAAGCTATTGGGGGTCTGA
- a CDS encoding response regulator, with translation MKTLPISRYRFFQKLQPLTLLKKITGKSVTGCLQVFSTSGSWSIYVDEGKLIYACYSEKMFEPLYRNLQRLSQQISTLPDGIKDQLRAIFETGIENQAIPNPDYLAICWLVNQKYISSSQAAMLIEQLALEVLESFLNLEEGSYEFIPESFLDDMPKFCHLNLRLLVEECLTPQNVGVRVSVFEREASHKEGVYRQTLPSYQSHTSQFFQINELQPKVKTTPKLPKINGYKAAAYSINTNENRGQQIIQPSVDRKIYTILCIDDSPTVLNAIKSYLDEQTFSVIGVTDSLKALMQIIRIKPDIILLDILMPNLDGYELCSLLRKHSYFKNTPVIMVSEKVGFLDRAKAKMVRASGYLTKPFKQGDLLKVIFQHIV, from the coding sequence ATGAAGACACTTCCGATTAGTAGATACAGATTTTTCCAAAAGCTCCAGCCCCTAACTTTGTTGAAAAAAATCACTGGTAAGTCGGTTACTGGTTGTTTACAGGTGTTTAGTACATCAGGTTCTTGGTCAATATATGTAGATGAGGGGAAACTAATTTATGCCTGCTACTCAGAGAAAATGTTTGAGCCGCTTTACAGAAATTTGCAACGCTTGAGTCAGCAAATTTCTACTCTCCCTGACGGAATCAAAGACCAGTTGCGGGCGATATTTGAAACTGGTATTGAAAATCAGGCAATACCGAACCCAGATTATCTGGCTATTTGTTGGTTAGTCAATCAGAAATATATCAGTTCCTCTCAAGCTGCAATGCTAATAGAGCAATTGGCGCTAGAAGTTCTAGAGTCATTTCTGAACTTAGAAGAGGGTAGTTATGAATTTATTCCTGAGAGCTTTCTGGATGATATGCCAAAGTTTTGTCATCTAAATCTCCGTTTATTAGTTGAAGAATGTTTAACGCCCCAAAATGTTGGTGTTCGCGTTAGCGTTTTTGAAAGAGAAGCCTCTCATAAAGAAGGGGTTTATCGTCAAACATTGCCAAGTTATCAATCGCATACCTCACAATTTTTCCAAATAAATGAGCTACAACCTAAAGTCAAAACTACGCCAAAGTTGCCTAAAATAAACGGCTATAAAGCAGCAGCCTACTCTATTAATACTAATGAAAACAGGGGTCAGCAAATCATCCAACCCTCTGTTGACAGAAAAATATACACAATCTTGTGTATTGATGACAGTCCTACAGTATTGAATGCTATTAAAAGTTATTTAGATGAGCAAACCTTTTCTGTTATCGGAGTCACTGATTCTTTAAAAGCTTTAATGCAGATTATCCGTATAAAACCTGACATAATTTTGTTGGATATATTAATGCCTAATCTAGATGGATATGAACTCTGCTCTTTGCTGCGTAAACACTCATATTTTAAAAATACACCTGTGATTATGGTGTCAGAAAAAGTAGGATTTCTAGATAGAGCTAAAGCGAAGATGGTCAGAGCATCAGGCTATTTAACTAAACCTTTTAAGCAAGGAGATTTACTAAAAGTTATTTTTCAACATATTGTTTAA
- a CDS encoding ATP-grasp domain-containing protein, translated as MGQSISLSLPQSPTSSTSVRVKIIALFKTLGTLTLLLIALPFNALIVLISLLWGIVRWTLPRRRRSLFTKNVVAAHPQTILVSGAKMTKALQLARSFHAAGHRVILIEGHKYWLSGHRFSKAVSRFYTVLAPQSDLEGYIQALVEIVKKEKVDVYVPVSSPVSSYYESLAKAALSEYCEVFHFDPDITKMLDDKFALTDRARSLGLSVPKSFKITDPQQVINFDFSQETRKYILKSIDYDSVRRLNLTKLPCDTPEETAAFVNSLPISPEKPWIMQEFIPGKELCTHSTVRDGELRLHCCSDSSAFQINYENVENPQIREWVQHFVKSLALTGQVSFDFIQAQDGTVYAIECNPRTHSAITMFYNHPGVADAYLGKTPLAAPLEPLASSKPTYFIYHEIWRLTGIRSWKQLQTSVNTLVRGTDAIYSLDDPIPFLTLHHWQIPLLLLKNLQQLKGWVKIDFNIGKLVELGGD; from the coding sequence ATGGGACAATCAATTTCTTTATCTCTGCCTCAATCCCCAACGTCATCAACGAGTGTTAGGGTAAAGATAATAGCTTTATTCAAGACTCTCGGTACTCTGACATTATTACTAATAGCCTTGCCGTTCAATGCTTTGATAGTATTGATATCTTTGCTGTGGGGGATTGTGCGTTGGACCTTGCCCCGCCGTAGGCGATCGCTGTTTACGAAAAATGTCGTAGCTGCTCATCCTCAAACGATCTTGGTGAGTGGAGCCAAGATGACTAAAGCATTGCAACTTGCCCGCTCCTTCCATGCAGCAGGGCACAGAGTTATTTTGATTGAAGGTCACAAATACTGGTTGTCTGGTCATAGATTTTCCAAAGCGGTGAGTCGTTTTTATACAGTTCTGGCTCCGCAATCAGACTTAGAAGGTTATATCCAGGCGCTAGTAGAAATCGTTAAAAAGGAAAAGGTTGACGTTTATGTACCTGTATCCAGTCCTGTATCTAGCTACTATGAATCTTTAGCAAAGGCTGCATTATCAGAATACTGCGAAGTTTTCCACTTTGATCCAGATATAACCAAGATGTTGGATGATAAATTTGCCCTTACCGATCGGGCGCGATCGCTTGGTTTATCTGTCCCCAAATCTTTTAAAATCACAGATCCTCAACAAGTTATCAATTTCGATTTTAGTCAAGAAACCCGCAAATATATTCTTAAAAGTATTGATTACGACTCCGTTCGCCGCTTAAATTTAACCAAACTTCCCTGCGACACCCCAGAAGAGACAGCAGCCTTTGTCAACAGTTTACCCATCAGTCCAGAAAAACCTTGGATTATGCAAGAGTTTATTCCTGGTAAAGAATTATGCACACATAGTACAGTGCGGGATGGGGAATTAAGATTACATTGCTGTTCAGACTCTTCTGCTTTTCAAATCAACTATGAAAACGTCGAAAATCCCCAAATCCGTGAATGGGTACAACACTTCGTCAAGAGTTTGGCACTGACTGGGCAAGTTTCTTTCGACTTTATCCAAGCCCAAGACGGTACAGTTTACGCCATTGAATGCAATCCCCGTACCCATTCGGCAATTACAATGTTCTACAATCACCCCGGTGTTGCAGACGCCTATCTTGGTAAAACTCCCCTAGCTGCACCTCTGGAACCCCTAGCAAGTAGCAAGCCCACTTACTTCATATATCACGAAATTTGGCGACTAACTGGTATCCGTTCCTGGAAACAATTGCAAACATCGGTTAATACTCTAGTGCGAGGCACTGATGCCATTTATAGTCTTGATGACCCCATACCATTTTTGACTTTGCATCATTGGCAGATTCCCTTACTTTTGCTGAAAAATCTGCAACAACTCAAAGGATGGGTAAAAATAGACTTTAACATTGGTAAACTGGTGGAATTAGGTGGCGATTAA
- a CDS encoding D-alanine--D-alanine ligase family protein, with translation MPVLRILHLVGSAYNDFYCDLSRLYAQDCLAATADRSHYDFQIAYITPDRQWRFPPSLSPEDIADTKPMTLSDAIQFLTAQNIDIMLPQMFCIPGMTEYRALFDLLKIPYIGNTPDIMAITAHKARTKAIVEAAGVKVPRGELLRQGDTPPITPPAIVKPVSSDNSLGMALVKEATDYDAALKKAFEYSDEVIVEEFIELGREVRCGIIVKDGELVGLPLEEYLLDPHEKPIRSHADKLQQTDDGNLGFAAKDNKKSWIVDPNDPMTPKVQQVAKKCHQALGCRHYSLFDFRIDPEGEPWFLEAGLYCSFSPKSVISSMAKAVGIPLNELLIMAINETLGSNKKALQN, from the coding sequence ATGCCAGTACTTCGTATCCTTCATTTAGTTGGGTCTGCATACAATGATTTTTATTGTGATTTGTCACGCCTTTATGCCCAAGACTGTCTAGCAGCAACGGCAGATCGATCGCACTATGACTTTCAGATTGCATACATCACACCCGATCGCCAGTGGCGATTTCCTCCCTCCCTCAGCCCTGAAGATATTGCTGACACCAAACCGATGACTCTGTCTGATGCCATACAGTTTCTAACAGCACAAAACATTGACATCATGTTACCACAAATGTTTTGTATCCCTGGAATGACTGAATACCGCGCTTTATTCGACTTGCTGAAGATCCCTTACATAGGCAATACTCCAGATATCATGGCAATAACGGCGCACAAAGCCAGAACCAAAGCAATTGTCGAAGCAGCAGGGGTGAAAGTGCCTCGTGGAGAACTGCTTCGTCAAGGAGATACGCCGCCAATTACACCTCCAGCGATCGTCAAACCCGTAAGTTCCGATAACTCTTTAGGGATGGCCTTAGTCAAAGAGGCTACTGACTATGACGCTGCTCTGAAGAAAGCCTTTGAATATTCAGATGAGGTGATTGTAGAAGAATTCATCGAACTCGGTCGAGAAGTCAGATGCGGCATCATTGTCAAAGACGGTGAGCTAGTGGGTTTACCCCTTGAAGAGTATCTGCTAGACCCCCACGAAAAACCCATCCGCAGCCATGCTGATAAACTCCAACAAACAGACGATGGCAACTTGGGTTTCGCTGCTAAAGATAATAAGAAGTCTTGGATTGTAGACCCGAATGACCCGATGACCCCAAAAGTTCAGCAAGTGGCTAAGAAGTGTCATCAGGCTTTAGGCTGTCGCCACTACAGTTTATTTGACTTTCGGATCGACCCAGAGGGAGAACCTTGGTTCTTAGAAGCCGGCTTATATTGTTCTTTTTCCCCCAAAAGTGTGATTTCCTCTATGGCGAAAGCAGTGGGAATCCCTCTAAATGAGTTATTAATCATGGCTATTAATGAAACGTTAGGCAGTAATAAAAAAGCGTTGCAAAATTGA